A genome region from Leptospira langatensis includes the following:
- the thiC gene encoding phosphomethylpyrimidine synthase ThiC: protein MESNQRTVSSEFEIPKKEIKLTNGSVYSAYSTEGPWKDGWNPSDWTAGIPKLREKWVRARETGQMPVENHSQMHFAKQGLITEEMRYVALREGMDPEFVRSEIARGRAIIPSNKKHLELEPMIIGKNFLVKINANIGNSALSSSIQEEVEKLRWATKWGADTVMDLSTGKNIHETREWIIRNSPVPIGTVPIYQALEKVKGKAENLSLSVFLETLEEQAEQGVDYFTIHSGVLLRYIPLTANRVTGIVSRGGSIIAKWCLAHHQENFLYTGFEEICKVMKKYGVSFSLGDGLRPGSIADANDEAQFAELRTLGELTQIAWKEDIQVMIEGPGHVPMDKIKENVDLQMEICKEAPFYTLGPLVTDIAPGYDHITSAIGAAMIGWHGTAMLCYVTPKEHLGLPDREDVKQGVIAYKIAAHAADLAKGHPGAKERDNLLSKARFEFRWEDQFALSLDPDTAQSFHDETLPQDRMKTAHFCSMCGPHFCSMHLTQELRKYAEEKGISSDEAMEEGLKEKSEEFMRKGASVYVSSE from the coding sequence ATGGAATCCAATCAACGCACGGTCTCATCCGAGTTCGAGATCCCCAAAAAAGAAATCAAATTAACGAACGGCAGCGTTTACAGCGCGTATAGTACAGAGGGTCCGTGGAAGGACGGGTGGAATCCTTCCGACTGGACTGCGGGAATTCCCAAGCTCAGGGAAAAATGGGTACGCGCACGAGAAACGGGACAAATGCCTGTAGAAAACCATTCCCAAATGCACTTCGCAAAGCAAGGATTGATAACCGAAGAGATGAGATACGTCGCTCTTCGTGAAGGAATGGATCCTGAGTTTGTAAGGAGCGAGATCGCGAGGGGAAGGGCAATCATTCCTTCGAACAAGAAACATTTGGAATTGGAGCCGATGATCATCGGCAAGAATTTCCTGGTCAAGATCAACGCGAATATAGGGAATTCGGCTCTTTCTTCTTCCATACAAGAAGAAGTGGAGAAGCTGCGTTGGGCGACCAAGTGGGGAGCGGATACTGTGATGGATCTTTCTACCGGAAAGAATATCCATGAGACAAGAGAATGGATCATCCGAAATTCTCCCGTTCCGATCGGCACGGTTCCCATTTACCAAGCTTTGGAAAAAGTCAAGGGCAAGGCGGAGAATCTCAGTCTTTCCGTATTTCTGGAAACTCTCGAAGAACAAGCGGAGCAAGGAGTGGATTATTTCACGATTCATTCCGGAGTCCTTCTGAGATACATTCCTCTGACTGCAAATAGGGTGACCGGCATTGTTTCTAGAGGCGGTTCCATCATTGCAAAATGGTGTCTGGCACATCATCAGGAGAATTTTCTTTATACAGGTTTCGAAGAGATCTGCAAGGTGATGAAAAAGTACGGAGTCTCCTTCTCCTTAGGAGATGGTCTTCGTCCTGGCAGCATTGCGGATGCGAACGACGAGGCGCAGTTCGCAGAGTTGAGAACTTTGGGCGAGTTAACCCAGATCGCTTGGAAAGAGGACATCCAGGTCATGATCGAAGGTCCGGGGCATGTGCCTATGGACAAGATCAAGGAGAATGTGGATCTGCAAATGGAGATCTGCAAGGAGGCTCCGTTCTATACGTTAGGACCTCTTGTAACCGATATAGCCCCCGGTTACGATCATATTACTTCTGCGATCGGGGCCGCTATGATCGGTTGGCATGGTACAGCAATGCTTTGCTATGTTACTCCTAAAGAACATCTAGGCCTGCCGGATCGAGAAGATGTGAAGCAAGGAGTGATCGCTTATAAGATCGCGGCTCATGCCGCAGACTTGGCTAAGGGACATCCGGGAGCCAAAGAAAGAGATAATCTGTTGAGCAAGGCTCGCTTCGAGTTTAGATGGGAGGATCAATTTGCACTCTCTCTGGATCCGGATACGGCTCAGTCCTTCCATGACGAGACCCTTCCCCAGGATAGAATGAAGACAGCGCATTTTTGTTCCATGTGCGGACCTCATTTCTGCTCCATGCATCTGACCCAGGAACTCAGAAAGTATGCGGAAGAAAAAGGGATCTCCAGCGACGAAGCAATGGAAGAAGGTCTCAAGGAAAAATCCGAGGAATTCATGAGAAAAGGAGCTAGCGTATATGTTTCTTCCGAGTAG
- a CDS encoding porin OmpL1, translating to MVRNITKALLVFAVLSSTAGLSAKSYITGGLGLQFDLGSLGQTIATDGLDASSNYSSTATDGTPGILQRRAIIPENRLLTLQHTTDGLIKTKANGAMSGLVMSLGYEQDFGKAFFWRVNAHYTRKVSGGQTTANFLGYQFYDITWDYNAVQIPVNVGIKLSATEDTSFYIGAGVHYFKGGWSLAGSNRTEDVHQFLATVPGATQLSNLVADGTSPVANWENTRFSVAGFAPNWVIGAQSRISDKGHIYMEAETLYSFKYGIAHPSSLGGALGLAPSVAYPIVLGGTQYRFGYKHEI from the coding sequence ATGGTTCGTAACATTACGAAAGCTTTGCTAGTTTTCGCCGTCCTGTCATCTACTGCCGGCTTAAGCGCGAAAAGCTACATCACTGGAGGTTTGGGACTCCAATTCGACTTAGGAAGTTTGGGGCAAACAATTGCAACAGACGGTTTGGATGCTTCCAGCAATTACTCATCGACTGCAACTGACGGAACCCCAGGTATTTTGCAACGTCGTGCAATCATTCCTGAGAACAGATTGCTGACTCTGCAACACACTACCGACGGTTTGATCAAAACCAAAGCGAATGGTGCAATGTCCGGTCTTGTGATGTCCCTAGGATACGAGCAAGATTTCGGAAAGGCTTTCTTCTGGAGAGTGAACGCGCACTATACTCGTAAAGTAAGCGGCGGTCAGACCACTGCGAACTTCCTCGGATATCAATTCTATGATATTACTTGGGATTACAACGCTGTTCAGATCCCTGTGAACGTAGGTATTAAACTTTCCGCAACCGAAGATACTTCTTTCTATATCGGTGCAGGGGTTCACTACTTCAAAGGTGGATGGAGCTTAGCAGGAAGCAACAGAACAGAAGACGTTCACCAATTCTTGGCAACTGTTCCAGGTGCGACTCAGTTGAGTAACCTTGTAGCAGACGGAACTTCTCCAGTTGCAAACTGGGAAAACACTCGTTTCTCCGTTGCTGGATTCGCTCCAAACTGGGTGATCGGTGCTCAATCCAGAATTTCCGACAAAGGACATATTTACATGGAAGCTGAGACACTGTATTCCTTCAAATACGGTATCGCTCACCCATCTTCTTTGGGTGGTGCTTTAGGACTCGCTCCGAGCGTTGCTTATCCTATCGTATTGGGTGGAACTCAATACAGATTCGGATACAAGCACGAAATCTAA
- a CDS encoding porin OmpL1 produces MIRNKWASLALLLLIPFGYADAKSYVMGSLGLQFDLGSLGNTIATDGLNASSNYSSTASDGTPGILPRRVIIPEDRLLTLQHTTDGLIKTKASGAMSGIVLSLGFEQDFGKAFFWRVNAHYTRKVMGGDTTSSFLGYQFYDVTWDYNAVQIPVNVGIKLSATENTSFYIGAGAHYFKGGWTLEGSNRAEDVHQFLAAVPGATQISDLLADGTSPVANWEKTTFTVSGFAPNWLIGAQSRISDKGHIYMEAETLYSFKYGIAHPSSLGGALGLAPSVAYPIVLGGTQYRFGYKHEI; encoded by the coding sequence ATGATCCGAAACAAATGGGCCTCTCTTGCCCTTCTACTCTTAATACCGTTCGGCTACGCTGATGCAAAATCCTATGTCATGGGAAGCTTAGGTCTCCAGTTCGATTTGGGAAGCCTGGGAAACACCATCGCTACTGATGGATTGAATGCATCCAGTAACTACTCATCTACCGCATCCGATGGAACACCTGGGATCCTCCCTCGTAGAGTGATCATTCCCGAGGACAGGCTTTTGACCCTGCAACATACGACTGACGGTTTGATCAAGACCAAGGCGAGTGGCGCAATGTCCGGTATAGTCCTGTCCTTAGGATTTGAGCAGGATTTCGGAAAGGCATTCTTCTGGAGAGTCAACGCGCATTATACTCGCAAGGTAATGGGAGGAGATACTACTTCCTCATTTCTTGGATATCAATTCTACGATGTTACTTGGGATTACAACGCGGTTCAAATCCCCGTGAATGTGGGTATCAAACTTTCCGCAACTGAAAATACTTCTTTCTATATCGGCGCAGGTGCGCACTACTTCAAAGGCGGATGGACCTTAGAAGGAAGCAATAGAGCGGAAGACGTTCACCAATTCTTGGCGGCCGTGCCGGGTGCCACTCAAATCAGCGATCTTCTTGCTGATGGAACTTCTCCTGTAGCGAACTGGGAAAAAACCACTTTTACTGTGTCCGGATTCGCTCCGAACTGGTTGATCGGTGCCCAATCCAGGATTTCCGATAAGGGCCACATTTATATGGAAGCCGAGACTTTGTATTCTTTCAAATACGGGATCGCTCACCCATCCTCTTTGGGCGGCGCCTTAGGACTTGCTCCGAGCGTTGCTTATCCGATCGTATTGGGTGGAACTCAGTACAGATTCGGATATAAACACGAGATCTAA